The following nucleotide sequence is from Methanolinea sp..
CCTCGTCCATCCTTGGCGGCAGGGATCTTGCCCGGGAGCTGGGGGCAGCGGCCGGTGCCCTGCCGGCCTTCGCGGTGCGGGAGGTGGCGCTACGAAGCCCTGGCAGCTGAGCCTGGTCCTGTTCGCCGGTTCTCTCGCGGTGACGGTGTTCCTGTACAGTCTCGGGCTCCCGTTATTCTTCGTCTTCCTCTTCATCCCGCTCATCCCTTTCTTTTCCCGGGGAAGACCGGTGAGGCGCTGTCCACGGTGCGGCTTTGAGACCGCCGACCGGAAGACTGCCTACTGCCCATACGACGGGAGCCGCCTAGAGGTTCCTGAAGGCGGCCAGCAAGAGGGAGACCATTGACTGCGGCAGGACCGTCCCGAACATCTCCGTGGTAGGTATCTCACCGGAGTCCCGGGCCCGGAGGTTGCGTACCGTGCCCCGGTCGACCGCGATGCCGAGCGCCCTCATGAGCGCAACAGTCTTCCCGGGCGTGAGGGAGCGGGACAGGACGATGCAGAGATCGACGACCGGGGATCCCATCCGCGTTCCGGGGTAGAATGGTGCCCGTGCCGGGACGATTGCCCCGCACCGGCTGCACCGGAACCGCCGCACCACAACGTGGATATCCCGTGCGGACCCGCCCTCGATGAGGGTGACGAATTTTCGCACCTTCCTGTCATACCCGCTCACCTCCCCGCCACAGTGCGGGCAGGAGTCCAGCATCGAAAACTCTCTCCCCTCGACCGCGGACAGGCCGACCTGGACCAGCGTCTGGAGCATGGGGGGCACTTTTACAGGGCGCATGCCGGGCACCTCCTCCCGGCCGGGTGCAGTTTTCCATTTAACCGTTTCTTCATCGCAATTACTCCCGGAACAGGGCTTTTCTCAAACGGGTGCCGGTCCTCCCCGCACTGAGTGGCCCACCATTAATCATCAATCTCAGCGATGTTAATCATTACTGTTAAATAAGAATGGTGTCCGAGATCTGTATGTTCGAGGTTTCTACCATGGACGTAAAATATGTGCAGACGACCTGTCCCTATTGCGGGACGGGTTGCACCTTCAACCTCGTGGTCAAAGACGGAAAGGTGGTCGACGTCGCTCCTTACCACCGATCTCCGGTCAATGAAGGCAAGGTGTGCCCCAAGGGCGCCTATGCCCACGAGTTCGTGAACCATCCCGATCGCCTGACAACCCCGCTCATCAAGAAGGACGGAAAGTTCGTCGAGGCGACCTGGGACGAAGCATATGACCTGATCGCCAAGAAGTTCAAGCAGTACAAGCCCGATGAGTGCGCCTGCCTCTCCTCAGCCCGTGTCTCGAACGAGGAGAACTACGCGATGATGAAGTTCGCGCGCGGCGTGCTCAAGACCCGGCACATTGACCACTGCGCAAGGCTCTGCCACTCCTCGACGGTCGCCGGGCTTGCCTCGACGTTTGGCTCGGGCGCGATGACCAACTCGATCGGCGATATTGCCGAGTCAAAGTGCGTCTTCATCCTCGGGAGCAACACCTTCGAGCAGCACCCGCTGATCGGAAGGAGAGTGATGCAGGCCAAGATGAACGGCGCCAAGCTGATCTATGCCGACCCACGGTTCACCCCGACGGGCAAGCAGGCCGACCTGTACATGCAGTTCCGGTCAGGGTCCGATGTCGCCATCCTGAACGGCCTGATGCAGGAGATCCTGAAGAACGGATGGGAGGACAAGGAGTTCATCAAGAACCGGACCAAGGACTTTGACAAGCTGAAAGAAGAGGTCATGAAACCGGAGTACAGCCTCGAGAACGTCTCGAAGATCTCCGGTATCCCGGCCGACCAGCTCAAGACTGCCGCGGAATGGATCGGGAAGGCCGAATCGGCCTGCATCCTCTACTCGATGGGCATCACCCAGCACACCACCGGGGTCGACAACGTCAGGTCGGTTGCCAACATCCAGATGCTGACCGGGAACCTGGGGCGGCCCGGGACCGGGGTCAACGCGCTCCGCGGCCAGAACAACGTGCAGGGCGCCTGCGACATGGGTGCGCTGCCGGTGGTATACACCGCGTACCAGAAGGTCATCGATGAGGCGGCCCACAAGAAGTTCTCGGACGCGTGGGGCTTCCCCGATGGCATCGCCGAGGGCAAGAACGGCTATGAGGTGACGGTCATGATGGACGTGCTGGCCGACAAGCCCGGCGAGCTAAAGTGCATGTACATCATGGGCGAAAACCCGATGCTCTCGGACCCTGATATCCACCACGTGGAGAAGGCCCTGAAGAACCTCGAGTTCCTGGTCGTCCAGGACATCTTCATGAACGAGACCGCGGAGTTCGCTGACGTAGTGCTGCCTGCCTGCTGCTATGCAGAAAAGGACGGCACCCAGACCTCGACCGAGCGCCGTGTCCAGATGTGGAGAAAGGCCCAGGACCCGCCGGGACAGGCAAAGCTGGACTGGGTGATCATCAAGGAGATCGCCGCAAAGATGGGTTATGAAAAGCAGTTCCCCTGGAACAGCGCCGAGGACATCTTCGAGGAGATCCGGAAGGTCACCCCGTCCTACGCCGGGATGAGCTATGCACGGCTCAACAAGCCTGAAGCTGCCCACTGGCCATGCCCCACCCCCGAGCACCCCGGGACCCCGATCCTCCACAGGGAGAAGTTCGCCCACCCCGACGGCCTGGGCCAGTTCTTTGCTGTGCCCTACAAGCCCCCGGCTGAGGTCCCCGACGCCGAGTACCCGTTCGTGTTCACCACCGGGCGCTGCATCTGGCAGTGGCACACCGGCACGATGACCCGCCGGTCCGACTCACTCGAAAACGAGGAGCCAACCGGCTGGATCGAGATCAACCCTGAGGATGCAAAGGCGCTCGGGATCAGGGACGAGGAGATGGTCAGGGCCACGACCAGGCGCGGGAGCGTCACTGTCCCGGCACGTGTCACGAAGGACATCATGAAGGGGGTCATGTTCATGCCGTTCCACTACAAGGAGTGCGCTGCAAACGTGCTCACCAACAATGCCCTTGACCCCATCGCCAAGATCCCGGAGTTCAAGGCCTGTGCCATCAAGGTCGAAAAGATAGCGGAGGGGAAGTAAATGTCGAAGAAAGGTGACATGTTCTACGCCTGGACCACCGACGATGAGCTCCAGAAGAAAGCAGAGTGCGGCGGCGCGGTGACCCAGCTCCTCAAGTTTGCGCTCGAGAAGAAGATGGTCGATGGGGTCTTTGCCGTGAAGAGAGGGCAGGATGTCTACGACGCGGTTCCGACTTACATCACCGACCCCAAAGAGCTCGACAAGACTGCCGGGTCCCTCCACTGCGGGACGTTGCTCCTCTCCAAGCTGGTCAAGAAGTACCTTGACGGTGCCCAGGACAAGAAGATCGCCATGACCGTGAAGGGGTGCGACATGATGGGACTCTACGAGCTCGCCAAGCGCCAGCAGGTCAACCTGGACAACATCATCATGATCGGCGTGAACTGCGGCGGGACGGTCAGCCCCATCACGGCCCGCAAGATGATCAGGGAGAAGTTCGAGGTCGACCCCGACACGGTCCACAAGGAAGAGATCGACAAGGGCCAGTTCATCATCGAGTACGAGGGTGGTCACAAGGGGATCTCCATCGACGACCTCGAAGAGGCCGGGTACGGCCGGCGTCCCAACTGCCGCCGCTGCAAGCTGAAGGTCCCCCGCCAGGCCGATCTCGCCTGCGGTAACTGGGGGGTCATCGGCGACAAGGCCGGCAAGGCGACCTTTGTCGAGGTCTGCAGCGAGAAGGGGGCCATGCTCCTGGACGAGGCGGTCAAGGCCGGTGTCCTGAAGACCGAGGCGCCCAACCCGAAGGGCCTCGAGATCCGGGGCAAGGTCGAGAACGCCATGTACAAGCTCGCCGACAAGTGGCGGAAGCATGATTTCGAGGGGCTCGGTACCGGGAGGGACCGCCTGGCGAAGATCGTGAAGGAGACCTCCCGGTGCATCAAGTGCTACCAGTGCATCGACAGTTGCCCGATCTGCTACTGCGTGGAGTGCAGCACAAAGAAGCCCTACCTGGTCAAGCCCGGAGAGCTCCCTCCGAACTTCATGTTCCAGCTCATCAGGTTCGCCCACATCGCCGACTCCTGCATCAACTGCGGGCAGTGCCAGGAACTGTGCGCCATGGACATCCCGAACGCCCTCTTCATGCACGCCCAGCAGGTGGAGCTCGAGAAGATGTTCGGCCATGTCCCGGGAATCGACATGTCCCTGCCGCTGCTCGCCCTTGTCGAGGAGCGGGAAGAGCGGGACCGACTGGCTGCAACCGGAAGCGACCAGATCTTCGATATATTCAAGTAAACCTCCCCACCTTTTTTTTGGATGCCGTACCCGTTTCCCGGTAATCCTGCCAGCGGTTTTGCATCTTAAGGATTTCCGGCGACGGAACAGGTTACCCGGGGCCCCTTGAGAGATCCCCGGGTGGGATTTTTCCGTTGACTGCCCTGCCATCCGGCAAACGGTGTGAAAACGGTATTTGGGATATTTCATCCCTAGGGGATGTGGATTCGGAAACCTCATTTGCGTTTCATTACGCGCTTCGGAGTGCATCCAGGAGGATGCCGGGCAGGGCCGTGCGGGCCCTGGACTACACGGCCCGGCGTAAACCGTCTCTATCCTTCCGGCCGGTTGATCCTGTTGGTGCGGTACACCTTCAGGTAGTAGACGATGCCGATTCCCAGCGCCGCGATAACGCTCAGGATGAGCGGGTTTGAAAAGATGCGGATGAGCCCGGTGCGTTCGCCGACCGTGACGGTTACGGTGAGGGGATCGGAGACCCGGTCCTGGTCAGTTTCATCGCGATACCGGACCTCGGCAGTAAGCCCGTACTCTTTCAGCGTTGCGGCCTTATCGACGCCGATTTCGAACCGGGCAGATGCCTGTTCACCGGGCGCAAGATCGCCAAGTTTCACGGTGTCGCGGTAGCCGGTGAAGGGCTCTACGGCACTGATACGGGCCTGTGCGCTGTAGACTGGTGCAGGGCCGGTGTTTTCGAAGGTGACGTCAACCGGTACCCTGGTGCCCCGGTATACAAGGGGGGAACCGGAGTGGACACCGAAGGTTATTTTTCCGGCAACCGGGATACCGGTGGTCTCTGGTCTCGATGTCAGGGATTCGCCCGACCGGCCGCGGTAGTCGACCTCCACGTACAGGGGATAGGATCCTGCCTCCGCGGTCTCATCGATCCTCACCTTGAACCGGCATTCATGCACGGTCCCGGGTGAGAAGGTGCCGATGTACACGGTCCCGGCCTCCGGGATAACCGGGCTCTCGCCGGCCCGGCGGATGCGGGCTACCGCCCCGGTCCCCTCGAGGGACCCGGTATTTTCGAGCCG
It contains:
- a CDS encoding COG1361 S-layer family protein — its product is MTTLWRAAPCLGFLIIVLMLAGTLAAAAPQYLAGAPEFRGVVEGPDEIPPGTTTTLVIHLENRGTDPQKIVSSVGSAGPPPSTAIGITATLAAGDAPLVLKTGPQMVGNLASGEGVLIPFVLTVVPGAMGGEYQLPLTLSYTWLSSEEQVGRESVIYRYTKEEVLVPIPVRIKDVVRVGVAGMQTGNLTAGGEGVLTLRLENTGSLEGTGAVARIRRAGESPVIPEAGTVYIGTFSPGTVHECRFKVRIDETAEAGSYPLYVEVDYRGRSGESLTSRPETTGIPVAGKITFGVHSGSPLVYRGTRVPVDVTFENTGPAPVYSAQARISAVEPFTGYRDTVKLGDLAPGEQASARFEIGVDKAATLKEYGLTAEVRYRDETDQDRVSDPLTVTVTVGERTGLIRIFSNPLILSVIAALGIGIVYYLKVYRTNRINRPEG
- the fdhF gene encoding formate dehydrogenase subunit alpha; amino-acid sequence: MDVKYVQTTCPYCGTGCTFNLVVKDGKVVDVAPYHRSPVNEGKVCPKGAYAHEFVNHPDRLTTPLIKKDGKFVEATWDEAYDLIAKKFKQYKPDECACLSSARVSNEENYAMMKFARGVLKTRHIDHCARLCHSSTVAGLASTFGSGAMTNSIGDIAESKCVFILGSNTFEQHPLIGRRVMQAKMNGAKLIYADPRFTPTGKQADLYMQFRSGSDVAILNGLMQEILKNGWEDKEFIKNRTKDFDKLKEEVMKPEYSLENVSKISGIPADQLKTAAEWIGKAESACILYSMGITQHTTGVDNVRSVANIQMLTGNLGRPGTGVNALRGQNNVQGACDMGALPVVYTAYQKVIDEAAHKKFSDAWGFPDGIAEGKNGYEVTVMMDVLADKPGELKCMYIMGENPMLSDPDIHHVEKALKNLEFLVVQDIFMNETAEFADVVLPACCYAEKDGTQTSTERRVQMWRKAQDPPGQAKLDWVIIKEIAAKMGYEKQFPWNSAEDIFEEIRKVTPSYAGMSYARLNKPEAAHWPCPTPEHPGTPILHREKFAHPDGLGQFFAVPYKPPAEVPDAEYPFVFTTGRCIWQWHTGTMTRRSDSLENEEPTGWIEINPEDAKALGIRDEEMVRATTRRGSVTVPARVTKDIMKGVMFMPFHYKECAANVLTNNALDPIAKIPEFKACAIKVEKIAEGK
- a CDS encoding Coenzyme F420 hydrogenase/dehydrogenase, beta subunit C-terminal domain; this translates as MSKKGDMFYAWTTDDELQKKAECGGAVTQLLKFALEKKMVDGVFAVKRGQDVYDAVPTYITDPKELDKTAGSLHCGTLLLSKLVKKYLDGAQDKKIAMTVKGCDMMGLYELAKRQQVNLDNIIMIGVNCGGTVSPITARKMIREKFEVDPDTVHKEEIDKGQFIIEYEGGHKGISIDDLEEAGYGRRPNCRRCKLKVPRQADLACGNWGVIGDKAGKATFVEVCSEKGAMLLDEAVKAGVLKTEAPNPKGLEIRGKVENAMYKLADKWRKHDFEGLGTGRDRLAKIVKETSRCIKCYQCIDSCPICYCVECSTKKPYLVKPGELPPNFMFQLIRFAHIADSCINCGQCQELCAMDIPNALFMHAQQVELEKMFGHVPGIDMSLPLLALVEEREERDRLAATGSDQIFDIFK